From the Halomonas sp. MCCC 1A13316 genome, the window GATATGAATGTTTTTACGGTTACCATTGAGTTGTCGACGGACGATAAGCCCTTTTGCCTCCATCGCCTTCAGGGCGGTAAAGGTCGTGGGCTCCATCAGGCCAGCCTGTTCACTGAGCTCGCGTTGCGTCAAACCTTCCGTTACCCAGAGGATGCGTAGGAATGACCAGTGACCGAAACTTACCGAGTGCTCCGTCAAACGTGTTTGTAGGCTCTTTGTCAGAACTCGGCCAGCATCACGTATCAAGTGTGCTAGGCGATCG encodes:
- a CDS encoding MarR family winged helix-turn-helix transcriptional regulator, yielding MPRTDNRETQTVLRHWQEDVPDDRLAHLIRDAGRVLTKSLQTRLTEHSVSFGHWSFLRILWVTEGLTQRELSEQAGLMEPTTFTALKAMEAKGLIVRRQLNGNRKNIHIYLTEKGRDLKKSLIPLAEEVNDIAVQGVECEDLRVTRRTLLKIISNLAEDNE